The Kiritimatiellia bacterium genomic interval CGGGGGCATTTTCATTTCTTTGCACCGAAGGCCCGGCCCGCCGTAAGGCCGGCCTTGAAATCTGCTTGCCAAGACTGCGTTTTCCCTTTATGTTTCTGTCGGATTAAATACGAAACAGGTTCAGCGTTAATCTTTAAAAACCGTTAAAAGGGAGATAAGAAAATGAGCAGCAAATATCGCGTAATGATCGTCGGCATGGGCAAACGCGGCATGCATCACGCCCAGACTTTCCTCGCCAACGGCCGGTTTGAAATTTCCGCCATCTGCGACATAGATGAAAACCGCCTGCAGGCCGCCGCAGCCAAACTGGGCAATCCAAGAACCGGCCCAAACGCCGAAACCCTGATTAAGGAAGCAAAACCGGACGTGTTCTGTTTCTGCACGCTCCCCAAACTGCGGCTGGATATGATCAAGCTGGCCGTCAAGGGCAAGGCCAAGCTGATCGCCTTTGAAAAACCGGTTGCGCTCACCAGCGCCGAGGGCATGAAAATCAAAAAGTTATTGGACAAAAAGGGCGTCAAAGCCGTGGTCAGCCACCAGCACCGCTATGGCGAACATTACCGCAAAGTGAAGGAAATAATCGCTTCCGGCGCGCTCGGCCGCGTGCACACGGTCTACGGCACGGCCTCCGGCTGGATGATGCATATGCTGAGCCACCTGATTGACTATACCCGCTGGTTTAACGATCAGGCCGGGGCCGAATGGGTCATGGCCCAGGCCGCCGGACGCGGCAAGCTCGCCGATGCCCACCCCTCCCCGGATTATATCGCCGGCTTTGTCCAGTTCAAAAACGGCGTGCGCGGCATCATTGAATGCGGCGCCGGCGCCCCCGACGTGCCCGAAGTTGACTACTGGTGGCGCAAATGCCGCATCGGCGCCCAGGGAACAGAAGGATTTGCGGAAGTCCTGACCGGGAGCGGCTGGCGGGCGGTTACCAAAAACGGCGGCGCCCAAAACGGACCCGGTTGCATGAATTATGAACTTGATATGCCGCCTTATATCCAGGAAATCGCCGACTGGCTTGACGACGACCGGAAAATTCATCCGTGCAATTTTGAGAGCGCCTACCAGGGCTTTGAAATCATGATGGCGTTTTGCCGCTCCATGATCCAGGGCGGACAGGTTGCCCTGCCGCTGGCCAAGCCCATGGATGAAATCAAAAAGCTGGGCAAAAAACTGCCGGCGGCCAAAGTCATGCTGTCAAATCCGCAAAACGCCGGGGAATACCACTGATTGAAAAATGGAAGCAATCATCAGGCCTGATAAAGACGGCGCCTGCCTCCTGACTGCGCGCCTGATAGCCAGCGCCCTCCGCTCCAAGCCGGACCTCGTGCTCGGCCTGGCCACCGGCCGCACCATGGAACGGGTGTATGAGATGCTGGCCGCAATGCATCGCCAGGAAGGCCTTGATTTTTCCGGATGCCGGACCTTCAACCTGGATGAATACGTCGGCCTCTCCGGCGACGAACAGACTTCCTACCGGTTTTATATGAACCAACACCTTTTCAGCAAGATCAATATCAAGCCTGAAAACACGCATTTGCCGAACGGCAAAGCCGAAGATCTGGCCGCGGAATGCGCGCGTTACGAAGAAAAAATCGCACGGAGCGGCGGCATTGATTTCCAGCTTCTGGGAATAGGGCAGGACGGCCATATCGGCTTCAACGAACCGCTTTCCGCCTTGCGTTCCCGCACGCGCGTCAAGGCGCTTTCCCCCGACACCATCCGGCAAAACGCGCAGTTTTTCAGCAGTCCCGCCAATATGCCGCGCCGCGCCATCACGATGGGCGTGGGAACCATCCTGGAAAGCAAGCGCTGCGTTCTCCTGGCGACCGGCGAGGCCAAAGCCGCGATCATCGCCAAGGCGGTTGAAGGCCCCATCACCTCAATGATCTCGGCTTCGGCCCTCCAGCTCCACCCGCATTGCACCATCATCGTTGACGAAGCCGCCGCCTTGAAACTGGAACGGATTGATTATTACCGCTGGGTTTTCGTCAATGAACCGGAATGGCAGGAATATATCAGCGGCTGAGGCCCCTTCAAGGAAATAGCTTGAAACAAACGACATATTATGGCAGAAAATCAGGAAATAACCATATTCCCGCGCGGAGTTTATCCGGCGTTTGCCGCGCCGCGGGAAAGGCGGAAGTAAAATCAAGGCATCCGGAGAAAAAAAATGAAAATGAATAAAATATCTCTTGAAGAGTTCAAACGGCGCCATACCGAAGCTCGGCGCAAAATCAATGAACGCAAGCTGGATGCCCTGCTCGTCCACAGCGACGAGGCCGAATTCGCCAACGTGCGATATTTTTCCGACTACTGGCCCATCTTTGAAAGCGCCGGCGTCTTCATCCCGGCCGAGGGAGACGCCACCCTGCTGATCGGACCGGAAAGCGAGACTTTCGCGCGCGACCACAGCGTGATCAAGGACATCAAAAAAATCCTTTATTACCGCGAATCGGCCGAGCCGAATTATCCCGGAATAACTTTGGATAAATTTGAGGACATCTTCAAATCCGCCAACAACGGCAAGGGCGTCAAACGGCTGGGCGTCGCCGGTTACACCGCCATGCCCGTTACCATTTATGAGGCCATGCGCCAGGCTCTGCCGAACGCCGAAATCATCAGGGCCGACGACATCATGTATGAAATGCGCATGATCAAAAGCGAACCGGAAATTGCCATGCTCCGGGAGGCCTTCCGCATTTCCGACCTGGCCGTGGCAGACGTGCTTGACCACATTCGCCCCGGCATGACCGAGCTTCAGGCGGTCGGCCTGGCGCAGGAATCGTTTTACCGGAACGGCGCCGAGTACGAGGCGCACCCCACCTATGTCCTCTCCGGCCCCAACAGTTCCCATGCCATCGGCCGGCCGGGACACCGCGTAATTCAGCAGGGCGACCTTGTCCAGCTGAACATCGGCGCCCGGGTTGGCGGATATTCACCCAGCATCGGAGTTCCGATCTGCATGGGCAAAATGGACGCCAAAATGCGCGACCTGGTCGCCTTCGGCCTGGAAGCTCATGTCAAAACCATGGAGTGGATGAAGGCCGGCGTGCCCGCCGGCACGGTCGCCGCCAGCTTTTTTGAGTTTGTCAAAAAACGCGGTTATGAAAAAAACCTGCTCTACGGCCCCTGCCACGGCCTGGGCATGATGGAAGTGGAACGTCCCTGGATGGAAACAACCTCAACTTACCCGCTGCGCGAAAATATGACCTTCCAGGTTGACACTTTCCTCTACTGCCCGCAATACGGCCTGCGCTGGGAAACCGGCGCGCGCATAACCGCATCCGGAGTGGAAGCGTTTTCCGGCAAATTCCGCAAAATAATTGAGATCGCCTGAAAGTTGGGTTGTGCAACGCATTATGTCAACGGAGGCCATCGGAGTGCTGGCCGCCATAATGATTTCTCCCTGCGGGTTGCCACTGAATTGCGCTTTTTGAGGAGTCGGCCGCCCAATTTCGGCGGATGCGGTCTGATCCGCCGCCGGACCATGGTTTACGGAAAACAACCCGATGAATGCTGAAGAAAAAAAACCGCAGTTTGAAATCGGAGCGGAAAAAGTCAACGCCGGGAAAATCATGGCGGAAATCAAAACGGCCGTAGCCGCCAAAACCGCGCGCGGGGTTTACCGCGACCTGCGCGTCGCGCGCGCCGAAATGGCCAACCTGGTCAACATGAGCGATGACGAAAGTTTTCTGAAATATTACCTGGAGTGCCTGCGCGACGCCGTCTTCGTGGATATCAATGATTTTGAAATCCGCGAAAAGCGGCGTTTCGGATCCGGCCTGCTGGTCGTTCTTAAAAAAATCATCTGGAATGCGCTGAAATTCTACACTTACCGTCTCTGGTCGCAGCAGAACCAGATCAACGGCCTGCTGGTAACGGCCCTGGAAAGCTTGGACGGCAAATACCGCGCGCGGATTGAAGCGCTGGAACGTAAATTGACCACATCTGACCCAAGCAAACTGCACCGCAAAGACGCAGAGATCGCAGAGAGCTGAATAATAAAAACTCTGCGTCCTCCGCGCGGCGGTAAAAAATCTATGCAAGACGGTAAATTGATTTTTGTTTCCCCCCGTTTCGCCGAAGGCCCGACCGTCGGCGGGGCCGAAACGCTGCTGAAAGCTTCGGCCCGACACGCCCGGGCCATGGGGTTCAAAGTCACCTTTCTGACCACCTGCGCCCGCGATCATTTCACCTGGCGCAACGAACTGGAAAGCGGCGCGCGGAATATTGACGGACTTGACGTCCATTTCTTCCGGGTGGATGAAGACCGGGATATCGGCGCTTTCCTCCGCGTTCAGGATGCCATCAGCCGCCGGGGAATTTATAGCCTGGAAGACGAAAAAACGTGGCTGGTTAACAGCGTCAACAGCCGCGCCCTGTGCGATTATTTGCGCCGAGAGGCCGATAACTGCGACTGGATAATCATCGGCCCCTACCTTTTCGGCCTCTCGTATTTTGCCGCGCGAATCCGCCCGGCAAAAACCATCCTGGCGCCCTGTCTCCACGACGAGGGATTCGCCTATGCGCGCTCTTTCCGGGAAATGTTCAGGGACGCCGCGGGTATCATGTTCAACTCCGGGCCGGAAATGGACCTGGGGCAAAAGCTTTACGGCCTGCCCGCGGAAAAATGCGCCGTGGTTGGCATGGGCATGGATTTTTTTGAAGCGCCGCCGGAGCTTTTTGCCGAAAAACATGATTTTCATGAGCCCTATCTCATTTATTCCGGCCGGCGCGAGGCGGGCAAGGGCATCCCGCTCCTCCTTGATTATTTCTCCCTCTTCCGCCAACGCCAAAAAACCGCCCTGAAAATGGTTTTCACCGGCTCCGGCCGGATTGACCCCCCCCCCGGCCTGGAGCCCCATATTCTTGACCTGGGATTTGTGGCGGAGGAGAAGAAGCGCGCGGCCATGGCCGGGGCCGTTGCTTTCTGCCATCCCTCCGTCAATGAAAGCTTCGGCATCGTTTTGCTGGAATCATGGCTGGCCCGCACGCCGGCCCTGGTCCATGCCCGCTGCGCCGTCAACCATGACCACTGCCGAAAAAGCAACGGCGGATTGTGGTTCGCCTCTTACCCCGAATTTGAGGAGGAGCTTCTTTTGCTGGCCGGCAACCGCAATCTGCGCGACCGCATGGGGCGCGCCGGACGGGATTATGTTTTGCGCGAATATGACTGGAAGAATATTGAAAGCAAATTTTGCGCGGCTCTGGACCAATTTGCGGAGAAATTTTACCCGCCCGCTTCGCTTGCGACACAGAGTTCGCAACGATAGGAATTTATTTGCGTATGAATATTCTGAACAATCAAATAAGACTTCGTTTCACCTCGGCGCCCTCCGCGCCCCGGCGGTGAATAAACAGTGAAGGCGATCCATCAATTCACGGCCGGTTTCACGAAAGGCGACGCCATCAGCAACGAGGCCGTGCTCCTGCGGAAAATTTTCCGCTCCTGGGGATATGAATCGCATATCTTCTGCGAACCGCACCGCGTCCTGCCGCAGTTGCGCCCTCAAACTTACGACGCCGCCCTGGCGGAAACTATCCTGAAACCCGGCGACCTGGCCGTGCTCCATCTCTCAATCGGCTCGGCCGTGAACGATCTCTTCGCCGCCCTGAAATGCCGCCGGGCCATCATTTATCACAACATCACCCCCCCGGAATATTTCCGCGGAATTCACGAACAGATCGCGCGCGACCTGGCCTGGGGCCGACAACAGGCCGCAAAACTGGCCGGCGCCGCCGAAATCGTCATGGCCGTCAGCCGGTTCAACGCGGACGAATTGAAAAGCATGGGATACGGCCCAGCGCAAATTCTCCCCCTCATTCTTGACGCCTCCGCCTTAAAATCAAGCCCCGACCGCGGCGTTCTGCGCTCCCTGGCCGACGGCAAAACCAATGTGCTTTTTGTCGGCCGCGGCGCGCCCAACAAACGGATTGAAGATTTGCTCTGCGCCTTTCATTACTTCCAGTCAACCCTGGAAAAGAACTCGCGCTTCATCCACGTGGGCTCATATACCGGCCTGGAAAGATACCAGGCGCTGGTGCAGGCCCTGGCGCGGCGGCTGGATATCCGGAACTGTGTTTTTGCCGGAAGCGTCAACCAGCAGGAACTGAACGCCTATTACGCGGGGGCGCATTTGTTCCTGTGCATGAGCGAACACGAGGGCTTCTGCATCCCCCTCCTGGAAAGCATGGTCCACGACCTGCCCGTCATGGCCTACGCGGCCGGCGCCGTGCCGGAAACTCTCGCCGGCGCAGGCGTTCTCTTCCGGGAAAAAAACTGGGACGAGGCGGCGGAAATGGCGGGGAAAATATTGAACGACCGAGAGTTGCGCGCCGGAATTATTTCAGGGCAAAGGGAGCGCCTGCGCCGTTATACGGGCCGCGACTTGGAGGGCGAATTGAAAAAAACGCTCGCCCCCGTCCTGGCGCGCTGATTCAGACCGGAGGCGGGCGCCGTTGGCTGGCATCCGCAGGCGGCGCCGGCGGAAAATCCAAGGATTCAATTTTCCCGCCCAATTCATCCAGCGCGACGCGCAGGTCGTCCAGCAGTTTGCGCACGGCGCGGACGGAATTGAGCATATCGTCTCTTTGAACAGAGGAAAACCGCTCCGGAATGCGGATGTTTTCCCCCTCCGTCCCGGGCGCGGCCGCTTCTCCGGACAAAGCGGAGGAGGATGAATGCGCCGCAGCCGCCGGCGCCGCGGCTGTTTTTCCGGAGGAGATTGATTCGGAAATCTCCTTGTCAAGCTCGGCCAGGTCAAATCCTTCCGGAATGGGCACTTCCAGTTCGCTGTCGCAATGCGGACAGCTGATATTAAGCCCCGCCCCCCGGCAATCAATCGCCAGGCTTTTGCCGCAGCGCCCGCAATCAAAAATAATATCGCTGCCTGAAAGCGTCGGATTTTTTGATTCGGCACGATTCATATTGGCCCTGCCGCTTTACGGAAAAACAGGATATAAGCTCTCTGTCAATTATATGTATAGCAACTTTTCTGAAATATCAAGCTTTTTATTGAAAATAATTACAGGAAGTTATATGTTCGCATCAGTCGCATAAATGCCCGCAGGCCGCAGACTATGAAGAAAAGAAGAGATTTCTGACATGTCGGCAAGAACCCGCATGACGCCTGAAACGGGAATGATCCGCAACGTAACGCGGCCCTCCGCGGTTCGGCCCGTGTTTGAACGCGCGACAATTACAGAAGCGAGGGCAACCCGCGTTATTCCACGGCATCAGCACGTGAATTACGAGATTATCTTCGTGGACCGGGGCGTTTACCGGTGCCTTCATAACGGGATTGATTTTACGCTCGGCAGGAACGGATTGCTCGTCATCAAGCCCGGCGATTGGCATACGGATATTTTTGACGGAAAATATCTCCGTTATTTCGGGCTGGGATTCAGCCTCAACCCGGCGTCCTGCGCGCCGGCATCCATTTTCCGCGAAGGTACCCCGGTGGAAAAACAGCGCTTTGCCGCCAAGCGGGAGGAGTTTCTGCCCCTGATAGAAAAAATCAGGCGGGAATCGCGCGCCGGCGATTTTGTTTCGGCGCATATCCAGGACGCGCTGGTGCTGGAGTTTTTTTACCGCATGATCCGGGCGGTTCCCCGGGAGATCCTCTCGGATTATTATGTGGCGACCTCGCGCGCAGCATCTTTTTCCGCCAGCCTTGTTTCAGTTATCAACGAACAACTGACCCGGAAATTGAATGTCGGCGAACTGGCTTCGGCGCTTGGCGTCAGCGAAAGCTCCCTGGCGCACAAGTGCCGGGAAATACTGCATTGCTCGCCGGCGCGCCTTTTCCGGCAGGTCAAGCTGAACCGCGCCATGCGGATGCTGAAATCCACGGACATGCTGGTCAAGGAAGTGAGCGACTATCTGGGTTTTGAAAACCAGTTTCATTTTTCCCGGGCTTTCAAAAAGGCCTTCGGAAAAACCCCGTCGGAAGCGCAGAACGATAAAACTCCCTCGCCCCTTTGAGACCTCATTTGCAGGATTCGTCAAATGATTTGCAGGCATTGGCATTCCGTTTTCCAGACGCGCGCGTAGCATCTGACACTGAACGGAACAGCTTATAGTTTTTAAAATCAAAATTAATCGGAGGAACTTTATGCGCCAGAAACAGGCAATAACCGTCCATACCATATCTCATACCCACTGGGACCGCGAATGGTATCTGCCGTTTCAGCAATACCGGACCAGGCTCGTGCAGCTTATGGATCATCTCCTTGATTCACTCCCCAAAAACAAGGATTACCGGACTTTTCATCTGGACGCGCAAACGGTCGTGCTTGAGGATTATCTGGAAGTATGCCCGGAACGCCGCGCGGAAATTGAAGCGCTGGTCAGGAAAGGCCGCCTCCTCATCGGCCCCTGGTATATTCTGCCGGACGAATTCCTGGTCAGCGGCGAAGCCACCATCCGGAACCTTATGCTGGGGCACCGTTTGGCGGAACAATTCGGCCGCGTCATGAAAGCCGGTTATGTACCCGATCCGTTCGGCCACATCTCCCAAATGCCCCAGATCCTGCGCGGGTTCGGCCTGGACAATTTCATTTTCATGCGGGGTTACGCCGGCGCCACCGGCCGCAAAACCTCGGAATTTATATGGGAATCACCCGATGGAAGCCGGGTCTTCGCCTATTACCTGCCCGGCGGCTACGGGAACGGCGCCTGGCTCAATCTTTTTGCCGACAATCCGCAAAAATGCGCGCAAATCGTCCGGGACATGCTGAAAAAAACAACGCCCTGGTCAACCATTCCGCATGTGCTGCTGATGAACGGCACTGATCATCTTATGCCGGAATTTGAAATCACGAATATTTTACGGCGGCTCCATGGCGCATTTCCGGGATACCGTTTTATTCATACGACCATGGAGAATTTTATCCGCCTCGCCAACAGGCGTTCCGGACGCAGGCCGCTGGTGCGCGGCGAACTGCGCCAGAACGGCGAGTTTGCGCCGCTGCTCTACGGCGTTCTTTCAGCGCGGAACTATCTGAAGCAGCGCAATCACGCCGTCCAGAATCTTCTGGAAAAATGGGCCGAACCAGCCTCCGCCGCGGCGTGGCTGGCCGGCGTTTCCTATCCTCGGAAACTTCTCTGGCAGGCGTGGAAATACCTTCTGCAGAATCATCCGCATGACTCCATCTGCGGCTGCAGCGTTGATCCGGTCCATGAACAGATGATGACGCGTTTTGCCTGGGCGGAAGACCTCGGCGAATATCTTGTCGGCAGGGCGCTCACTCATATCGCCGCCTTGCTGCCGCTCAAAGGAACACCGGATGTTGTCCGCAGCGTCGTGGTCTTCAATCCGCTCGCACG includes:
- a CDS encoding Xaa-Pro peptidase family protein, encoding MNKISLEEFKRRHTEARRKINERKLDALLVHSDEAEFANVRYFSDYWPIFESAGVFIPAEGDATLLIGPESETFARDHSVIKDIKKILYYRESAEPNYPGITLDKFEDIFKSANNGKGVKRLGVAGYTAMPVTIYEAMRQALPNAEIIRADDIMYEMRMIKSEPEIAMLREAFRISDLAVADVLDHIRPGMTELQAVGLAQESFYRNGAEYEAHPTYVLSGPNSSHAIGRPGHRVIQQGDLVQLNIGARVGGYSPSIGVPICMGKMDAKMRDLVAFGLEAHVKTMEWMKAGVPAGTVAASFFEFVKKRGYEKNLLYGPCHGLGMMEVERPWMETTSTYPLRENMTFQVDTFLYCPQYGLRWETGARITASGVEAFSGKFRKIIEIA
- a CDS encoding Gfo/Idh/MocA family oxidoreductase yields the protein MSSKYRVMIVGMGKRGMHHAQTFLANGRFEISAICDIDENRLQAAAAKLGNPRTGPNAETLIKEAKPDVFCFCTLPKLRLDMIKLAVKGKAKLIAFEKPVALTSAEGMKIKKLLDKKGVKAVVSHQHRYGEHYRKVKEIIASGALGRVHTVYGTASGWMMHMLSHLIDYTRWFNDQAGAEWVMAQAAGRGKLADAHPSPDYIAGFVQFKNGVRGIIECGAGAPDVPEVDYWWRKCRIGAQGTEGFAEVLTGSGWRAVTKNGGAQNGPGCMNYELDMPPYIQEIADWLDDDRKIHPCNFESAYQGFEIMMAFCRSMIQGGQVALPLAKPMDEIKKLGKKLPAAKVMLSNPQNAGEYH
- a CDS encoding glycosyltransferase, with amino-acid sequence MKAIHQFTAGFTKGDAISNEAVLLRKIFRSWGYESHIFCEPHRVLPQLRPQTYDAALAETILKPGDLAVLHLSIGSAVNDLFAALKCRRAIIYHNITPPEYFRGIHEQIARDLAWGRQQAAKLAGAAEIVMAVSRFNADELKSMGYGPAQILPLILDASALKSSPDRGVLRSLADGKTNVLFVGRGAPNKRIEDLLCAFHYFQSTLEKNSRFIHVGSYTGLERYQALVQALARRLDIRNCVFAGSVNQQELNAYYAGAHLFLCMSEHEGFCIPLLESMVHDLPVMAYAAGAVPETLAGAGVLFREKNWDEAAEMAGKILNDRELRAGIISGQRERLRRYTGRDLEGELKKTLAPVLAR
- a CDS encoding glycosyltransferase family 4 protein; protein product: MQDGKLIFVSPRFAEGPTVGGAETLLKASARHARAMGFKVTFLTTCARDHFTWRNELESGARNIDGLDVHFFRVDEDRDIGAFLRVQDAISRRGIYSLEDEKTWLVNSVNSRALCDYLRREADNCDWIIIGPYLFGLSYFAARIRPAKTILAPCLHDEGFAYARSFREMFRDAAGIMFNSGPEMDLGQKLYGLPAEKCAVVGMGMDFFEAPPELFAEKHDFHEPYLIYSGRREAGKGIPLLLDYFSLFRQRQKTALKMVFTGSGRIDPPPGLEPHILDLGFVAEEKKRAAMAGAVAFCHPSVNESFGIVLLESWLARTPALVHARCAVNHDHCRKSNGGLWFASYPEFEEELLLLAGNRNLRDRMGRAGRDYVLREYDWKNIESKFCAALDQFAEKFYPPASLATQSSQR
- the nagB gene encoding glucosamine-6-phosphate deaminase, yielding MEAIIRPDKDGACLLTARLIASALRSKPDLVLGLATGRTMERVYEMLAAMHRQEGLDFSGCRTFNLDEYVGLSGDEQTSYRFYMNQHLFSKINIKPENTHLPNGKAEDLAAECARYEEKIARSGGIDFQLLGIGQDGHIGFNEPLSALRSRTRVKALSPDTIRQNAQFFSSPANMPRRAITMGVGTILESKRCVLLATGEAKAAIIAKAVEGPITSMISASALQLHPHCTIIVDEAAALKLERIDYYRWVFVNEPEWQEYISG
- a CDS encoding AraC family transcriptional regulator, which gives rise to MTPETGMIRNVTRPSAVRPVFERATITEARATRVIPRHQHVNYEIIFVDRGVYRCLHNGIDFTLGRNGLLVIKPGDWHTDIFDGKYLRYFGLGFSLNPASCAPASIFREGTPVEKQRFAAKREEFLPLIEKIRRESRAGDFVSAHIQDALVLEFFYRMIRAVPREILSDYYVATSRAASFSASLVSVINEQLTRKLNVGELASALGVSESSLAHKCREILHCSPARLFRQVKLNRAMRMLKSTDMLVKEVSDYLGFENQFHFSRAFKKAFGKTPSEAQNDKTPSPL